The Microcystis aeruginosa NIES-843 sequence ACGGGAACGGTTAATGTTGAGTTAGGAACGTTACTCCTCTTGGGTGGAGGCAGTAGTAATGGTGGGATATTTAACATTAGTAGTGGCGGAACCTTAGAGATTAAATCTTCATCTTCTCTGACTAATAACACTTACTTTCTTGATAGTAATGCCCAAATAAACGGTACGGGAACTCTGATGATTTCAGGTGGGTTTCTAGAACTAGCTAGGGATTGGGCATTTCCGACAACTACTATTAACATCTTATGGAGTGCTGGGATCAAGAGTTCAGGTACAGTTACAAATCCAGGTAGTTTAACAATTCAAAATAGTGCATATCTCTATGCTTCCTTGAACAATACTGGGACTATCACCCATCTTATCCTTAGACGCTCTAGCCCAGGCACTGTCTCTAGCTTATCTCTTAACCAGAGTGCTAATATTAATAATTCTGGTATTTACGAGTTCCAATCAGGAGAGTTGGATAATGAGATTCGTAATGCTCCTAATAGTGTAGGAGTCTTTAACAATTCTGGAACTTTCCGCAAAACTAATGCAGGTACAGCAATAGTTTCTGTTCCTTTTTACAATACGGGAACGGTTAATGTAGAGTTGGGAACGTTGCTCCTCTTGGGTGGAGGTAGAAGTAATGGGGGGATATTTAACATTAGCAGATTCGGAACCTTAGAGCTTAAATCTGCCGGGGCTACTCTGACCAATAACACTTACCTTCTTGATAGTAATACCCAAATAAACGGTACGGGAACTCTGATGATTTCGGGTGGTTTTCTCGAACTAGATAGTGATTGGACTTTACCAACAACTACTATTAATATTTTGCGGAATGCTGGGATTAAGAGTCCAGGTACAATTACAAATGCAGCTGGTTTAACAATTCAAGGTAATGCTTATCTTTATGCTTCCTTGAACAATACCGGGACTATCGTCCAAAATCTTGTCCTTTCCAACCCCAGTGATCGATTATCTCTTAATCAAAGTGCTAATATCAATAATTCCGGCATCTACGAGTTTCAAGCAGGAGAGATTCGTAATCAGGTTGATAGCATAGGAGTCTTTAACAATTCTGGAACTTTCCGTAAAACCAGTTCAGGTTTGTCCATAGTTTCTGTTCCTTTTTACAATACGGGAACGGTTAATGTAGAGTTGGGAACGTTGCTCCTCTTGGGTGGAGGTAGAAGTAATGGGGGGATATTTAACATTAGCAGATTCGGAACCTTAGAGCTTAAATCTGCCGGGGCTACTCTGACCAATAACACTTACCTTCTTGATAGTAATACCCAAATAAACGGTACGGGAACTCTGATGATTTCGGGTGGTTTTCTCGAACTAGATAGTGATTGGACTTTACCAACAACTACTATTAATATTTTGCGGAATGCTGGGATTAAGAGTCCAGGTACAATTACAAATGCAGCTGGTTTAACAATTCAAGGTAATGCTTATCTTTATGCTTCCTTGAACAATACCGGGACTATCGTCCAAAATCTTGTCCTTTCCAATCCCAGTGATCGATTATCTCTTAATCAAAGTGCTAATATCAATAATTCCGGCATCTACGAGTTTCAAGCAGGAGAGATTCGTAATCAGGTTGATAGCATAGGAGTCTTTAACAATTCTGGAACTTTCCGTAAAACCAGTTCAGGTTTGTCCATAGTTTCTGTTCCTTTTTACAATACGGGAACAATAGAATCTGTGATGGGAACAGTTAGCTTTTATAATAGTTACACTCACAACAATGCTAACTTAATTCTCAAAAGTGGTAATGTCAGTTTTACTAACCCCTTAACGATTAATGGCGGAAATATAGAAGGAAATGGTAACATTAATGCCACAATCACCAATTCTGGATTACTCAATCCCCGTTATGTCAGTAATACGGAATTTGGTCGTCTGACTATCAATGGTAACTATACCGAAACCAATAATGCAAGTATTAATATTCAACTAGGTGGTAACACAGCAGCAGTCAATTTTGACCAAATTGATATTAACGGCACTGCCAATTTTGATGGTACTTTGAATGTCAGTCTTTTAAATGGCTTTACTCCTACTCTTGGCAGCACCTTTGATGTTTTAACCTATGATGCTCTAAACTCCCTCTCTAATCTTGATTTTACTGGTTTAGATATTAATTCAACTCTCCAGTTTTTACCACAATGGTCTAGCAATAAACTAACACTGAAAGTTGTTGATAAATCAGCCCCAATTTTAGCGATCGCTCCTACTAATGTAGTGGAATCAGAAAGTCACTCAGGTACAAAACCCTTCACTTTCACCGTTACTCGTTCGGTTAATACCACCGGAACCAATAACGTCAACTGGGCAGTTACAGTTACCGGCAGCGGCAGCAATCCTGCCAATGCCACTGATTTTGCTGGGGGATTGTTACCCAGTGGGGTAGTAAGTTTTGCAGCGGGAGAAACCAGTAAAGTGATTACTGTTAACGTTCAGGGAGATACAACAGTAGAACCGAACGAAACCTTCCGCGTTACCCTCTCCAATCCCACCAACGGCGCTACTATTACCACCGCTACGGCTATTGGCACTATCCAAAATGATGACTTTATCGGTACTTCTGGTCCGGACACCCTTGCGGGAACCTCTGGAGCAGATGCCATGACTGGGTTAGCCGGAAACGATACTTATACGGTGAATAACGCTGGGGATTTGGTGATTGAAGCTCTCAACCAGGGAACCGATACCGTGCAAGCTGCCATTTCCTATACCCTCCCTAACAACGTGGAAAATCTCCTCCTCACTGGTACTGGTAATCTTAATGGCACGGGTAATGCCTTAAATAACCAGATTACAGGGAATAGTGGCAATAATAACCTCAATGGTGCTGCTGGAACCGATACCCTAATCGGTGGCACTGGTAACGATAGCCTCAATGGTGCTGCTGGAATCGATACTTTAACCGGTGGGGTGGGGACAGACATCTTCATCTTCCAATTTAGTCAGTCCACCTCGGCAGCCCTAGACCGAGTTACGGATTTTGCTATTGGTGATGATAAAATTGACCTGCTTAGTCAAGCTGGTGGGGCAATTAATGCCCCGGTCGCTTTTACCCGGGCGGCAAATAGCACCACGACCAACATTAACACCATTGTTACTAACGTCTTTACCGATGCTAATGGGGCAACAGCCGGAAATCAAGCTCTCGGAACTAACAGTGCTGCTTTAGTGCGGGACAATAGTTCTTCTACTTACCTAATTATCAACGACGGTACGGCGGGTTTCCAAAGTGCTAATGATTTGGTGATTAATCTGACTGGGTTAACGGGTGCTTTCCCGGCGCTCGGCACTATTGCGGTCAATAGTTTCTTTGTCTAGATTGATGGGGGGGATTAATTCTCCCCTTTTAATGCTCCCGTTCAAGTAATTTTGATACAAAAAAAGTTAAGAGGCTCTTCTCGACTTTGTGTTATAAGTAGCTGGTTATAATTAAATTTAAAATGGATTTTGCCTCTGATCCCCCCTTAGTCCCCCCTTGATAAGGGGGGTGCCGATCCCCCCTTAGTCCCCCCTTGATAAGGGGGGTGCCGATCCCCCCTTAGTCCCCCCTTGATAAGGGGGGTGCCGATCCCCCCTTAGTCCCCCCTTGATAAGGGGGGCATCTGATAATTTTTAACGCCTACCTACTTAACTTTTGCTTATGAAACCGTGAAATACCTATCAAGCAAGACTTTTAGGGCTATTTTAACGTTCGGCGATGCTCAGTCGAGCGGCGGAAGAAACTAGAAAATATCAGTATAGACCTCGTTTCCACACATAAACCAGAAGCTCCCAAATACTGATGGGCAGTCAGGAGTTTAAGCTTGTGGAGAGACTGTAAGACTCGTTGGGATTCGTCTCAAAAAGCAGGTTTCTGTGAAGCAAGAATCTCCCATCACACCGCAAAGCTGTGTGATGGCGAGAGTGTCAAAATTGTGTTCAATTACCCGTCATCCCAGTCATGCCTTCCAGCGGTCAAGTGAAATCGATTTTTTTTCTGATCCTCTTTCTCCTCAGTATTCTAGGGGGTATTCTACTGGCTTCGCTACTTAAACAACCAGCGATCGCGCAATCTCCCTCCTCGGATACAGTGCTGAATCGTTATCAAATTGGACAGCAAACCTATCTAGAAAATTGTGCCACTTGCCATATTGCCATTCCTCCCAGCATCCTACCCAGTCAAACTTGGAAAAAAATCCTAGAAAATCCTAATTCTCACTATGGTATCCGTTTAAAACCAATTGTTGGCATTACTCAGCGTCTTATCTGGGATTATCTCAGTTATTCTTCCCGCCCTCTTACCCAGACTACTTTTGTTCCCCTCCTAATTGAACAGTCCACCTATGTAAAGGTTTTGCATCCTAGGGTCAATTTACCCACTCCTCTCGGTCATACCACCTGTGTCAGCTGTCATCCCAACGCTTCCCGCTACGATTATCAGACCCTTACCCCCATCTGGGATAATGCAGCCTAATCAGTTATCAGTTATCAGTTATCAGTTTTCAGTTTTCAGTTTTCAGCTTCTGAAGGCAAGGGGCAACAGGCAAGAGGCAAAAGACAGAATCTGACAATTCTCCTACCTAAAAAGAAGGTTAGAAACTAAGCATATCAAAGCTTTTAGCTTAACCAATTAGGTCTTAGATTCGGCCCTTGTTTTCAGATGTGAGTTTTTAGTTCACTGATTACTGATTACTGTTTACTGATGACTGAGAGGAGGTGCAGTTAGGGTGATTTCGCCAATTTGACCAGCTTTACCCATTAATTGGGCAGGTTTTTCGTTAAGAGAGATTTTAACACCGCCAGCATTGCCCGATCGAATATTTAAACTCTTTTGGGCTGTCCAAGTTTGTTTAGTACCGGGTTGGAGATTGCCTTCATGGACTTTTTGGCCATCGGCAATTACCCTTACCCAAGCGGCCTGTTCAATAGTTACCTGGGCTGAGAGGGGAACTTTTGGCTGAGGAGAAGGGGAAGGAGAGGCTATCGGTGCGGGAGGGACTACCGGCGCGGGGGAAACCACGGGGGAAGGAGAGGGAGTAAGGGCAGGGGGGTTAGAGAGAGGGGGACGGAGGAAAAGATAGCCAATACCACAAAATATGCCCGCCAGCAAGCCTAGCCAGAGATACATCCCGAAAAAGGTTGATTTAGCCGGTTGGGGGACAGTTTCCAGGGCTGGTTTTTCTGGTTTCACCGGTTCCACTTTTGGGGCAGCGGGTTCAGCCTTGGGGAGAGGGGTAACTTTTGTGGGCAGTGTTTTCGGGATAGTTACCTCTTGAGCTAATTGTTCCGCACTAGGAGACAAGCGATCGGCTAAAGCTTTACCATCAATTTTTAGAGCATCACCGTAGCGTTTGATAAATCCCTTGACATAAATTAATTCTGGTAATTTCTGCCAATTCCCCGTTTCCAACGCTTCTAGCATTGGTACTCTAATCATCGTCAGGGCGGCGATATCGTCTATGCTCAGGCCGCTTTCTTCCCGTTTTTGACGTAAATAAGTCCCGATTTCCTTGATTTGTTCGGCTTGTAGGGGACTGAGTTGACTCATAATTCCAGTCATAATCTATACCAATTAGATGATAATCTCGATTTTGTTATTTTGGGATAATCTGTTCTCTAGAAGCTCCTTTTACCTTGTCATCATTACCGGCGAAAAGGTTCCAAAAAATGGCAAAAATCGGCAATACTTGCCAAAGTTAAGTTTTTTATTCTCGGTTGACTGCACTAGCTACCTAGTACATACATTTGTTCTCAATACTTGTTTTTCTCCAACTCTCAGCTGATCCCTAATTAGGGCTGGCTGAATAAATCTAAAAACCTTGTTGGGTAAGACTTTTAGACCTTTTGTCAATCAAAAAGTACTGGATATGGGAGTGATCGGGGGGAAATTTAGGCACTTTTTCCCTGAAAATTAGGTAATTGGCCACCTCAAAACTGGTAAAACCCCACACCCCACGCCCCACACCCCACACCCCACACCCTGCCCCCAGGAAAAACTTTTTGCCGCAAACCCTAATTATGACCTTGATTCCCCATCCCGACACCGCCCCCCTTAACCTTACCTGTGCCGTAGTCACGGTGAGCGATACTCGTACCCCAGAGACGGATAGGAGTGGCCAAATAATTCAAGAGTTACTAACTCGATCGGGTCATGATATCGGCCTATACTTAATTATCCCCGATCAACCCTTACAAATTCAAGCAATCTTACCAGAGATTAGTAATCAAAATCAGATAAAAGTCTTAATTCTCAATGGGGGTACGGGTATTGCTCCCAGAGACAATACCTATGATGCTTTAGTACCTTTATTAAGGATTACTTTGCCCGGTTTTGGCGAATTATTTCGTTATCTCAGCTATCAGGAAATTGGCTCCCGTGCCATGGCATCAAGGGCAATAGCTGGGGTTTATCAAAACTTATTAGTCTTTTCTCTCCCCGGTTCCACTAATGCCGTTAAATTAGCCCTAGAAAAACTGATTCTTCCCGAAATTTTACATCTGGTTAAACAGCTGAATGGATAATTTATTGGGATTTGATCTGGGCGGAAATTTCTTGAAAACATACATCCCAAAAATAGCCAGCTAGATTCACAGCACTTAACAGTTTAGGAATTCCTTCACTTAGACTAGCAAAACCTTGATTTTTAATCTGGAGAAAATCCATAGCAATCGCAAAAGTTAAAAGTGCTAAAGCGATGATTAAAATTTGGTAATAAGTTTGTCTTATTCGCCGCCAAAATGCTAAACCATAAATCAGAATTGCGAGGGCATAAACAGAGATAGTCAAGAATTTGGGAATATTAAAATAGAGGAGAATGATATGAATTCTGAAGATTTCATTGATGGCAAAAAGTCCCGTTATTATGCCAGAAAAAAGTAAAAAATTGTCAGAATTATTGAAACTTGTCTTGCGGGACAACAAAGTATAACTAAAAAGGCAAACAATCGGGGGCAGACAACAAAGCAATTGAAAAGAATGGGTTAATAAACCAGCGAGCGGAGTTGGGGGAGTAGCGGGAGGATAAAATAAAAGACTAGAGTGTAATTTTTCCCGATCAACCCCAGCAATCAAAGCTAAAATCAAGAGGAGAACGACAAGATTTATTTTCAGAAAATGCTGTTCTCGTGAGGACATAAGTATAGTAGTTTATAATTGTGGCTATTAACCACGGTATAATTCACAGAGTGCCGCTTTCTACAGGCTCGATCTACATACGGAAGCGCCAAGCATTTCCCTAATTGTGTTAAGGACAATTTTCTCGGTTTTCTATGCTCGATCAAAAAGAACTTTTGTGTTTATTACAATTGGCTAGTCCCATTTTACCCGTGGGGGCCTATAGTTATTCCGAAGGGCTAGAAACCCTCGTCGAAAAGGGGATTATCTCCAATAGTGCCAGCTTAAATGATTGGTTAGAGCGATCGCTTTGTCAAGGCTCGATTCGCTTAGAAACGGCTGTTTTGCTAAGGGTATATCGTTGTTTTTGTCAAGAGGATTTTACAAAACTTAATTATTGGGACAATTGGTTATCGGCAACGCGAGAAACAGCCGAATTAAGACAGCAAAGCTGGCAAATGGGGCGATCGCTGTTAAACTTATTGCGGGAGTTAGCGCCGGCCAGAGATAATCTACCAGAACAGGCTAATTATGCCACCGCTTTTGCGATCGGGGCAAGTCATTGGCAAATTGGCGAAGAATTAGCGGTTTTAGGCTATTTACACAGTTGGGCAAGTAATTTAATCAATGCAGGATTGCGTTTAATTCCCCTAGGGCAAACCCTAGGACAATCCCTTCTGATCGGTTTACAGCCCAGTTTATTAACAGCAACAGCAGATATTATCAGTTTAGCCGATGAAAACCTGAGCAGTTGGAGTTGGGGGCTAAGTTTTGCCAGTATGAACCACGAAACCCAGTATAGTCGTCTATTTCGCAGTTAGAAATTAGCGATCAAATTTTTCACTATTTTCTGGGAGAATATGCAAGTCTCTAGGAGTCTCTCTCTTAGGTTCAAGCCTAGGGATAAGGTAAAAAACCGAATAAGGTATAGTAAGATTAAAAAAAATCTTAAGTCCTAGTTCTCGCTTTCTGAGTGACTAAGGGTTTTAAGGAAAGATGCGAACACTCTACCTAGCCACAGTGTACCAATGTTTAGTCAATCAGAAAAAATTCCCGTTTCGGTGTTGATTCCCGCCAAAAACGAGGAATCTAACCTTCCCGCCTGTTTAGAGAGTGTTGCTAGGGCTGATGAAGTGTTTGTCGTCGATTCCCAAAGTAGCGATCGCTCGATCGAAATATCTACAAACTATGGGGCTAATGTAGTCCAATTTTATTTTAATGGTCGTTGGCCGAAAAAGAAAAACTGGTCCCTCGATAATCTGCCTTTTCGCAATGAATGGGTATTAATCGTCGATTGTGATGAGAGAATCACCCCCGAACTATGGGACGAAATCGCCAGCGTGATCCAAGATCCCGACTATAACGGTTATTATCTCAATCGTCGCGTCTTCTTCCTCGGACAGTGGATCCGTTATGGTGGCAAGTATCCCGACTGGAATCTGCGTTTATTTAAACATAAGTCGGGCAGATACGAGAATTTAAACACGGAAGATATCCCCAACACGGGAGATAACGAGGTTCACGAACACGTTATCCTTGATGGCAAGGTGGGATATCTGAAAAATGATATGCTGCACATCGATTTCCGCGATATCTATCATTGGTTAGAAAGACATAATCGTTATTCCAACTGGGAAGCGCGGGTTTATTACAATATTCTCACGGGTAATGACGAAAGTGGCACGATCGGAGCGCACCTGTTCGGTGATGCGGTGCAGAGGAAACGTTTTTTAAAGAAAATATGGGTAAAATTGCCCTTTAAACCGCTGCTGCGCTTTATTCTCTTTTATTTTATCCGTCTCGGTTTCCTGGATGGCAAAGCTGGTTATATCTACGGTCGTCTTTTGAGTCAGTACGAATACCAAATAGGGGTTAAATTGTACGAATTACGGCAATTTGGCGGTAAATTAAACGTTAATGCCCAGGCTAATCCCCCGGTTAAACCCTCGGAACCTCAACCCGCAGAAATGATTAAATAAGTCCTATGTCCCCAGAAATCCGCACCGATGAGGAAGCGTGGCTAGATCTGCGTACCTACGATCAATCTTGGTTTGATCGCGGTCGTTCTAATCCAATTATCCTACTTTGGTGGTTAGTACAGGGGATTCTTTTCCCCCTTAGTTTGCACCAGATGGACAGCTTTCGCTGCGCTATTTTGCGACTATTCGGGGCTAAAATCGGCCTTGGGGTGAAAATTCGCCCGACGGCAAGGGTTACTTATCCTTGGAAAGTGGCGATCGGCGATTATACTTGGATCGGCGATGATGTGGTGATTTATAGTTTAGATAACGTTACCATCGGCAGTCATTGTGTGATTTCTCAAAAATGTTATCTTTGCACTGGCAGTCACGATCCCTGCGATCGCTCTTTCAGCTTAAAAACCACTCCCATCCTCATTGGTAATGGTACATGGATCGCGGCCGATTGTTTTTTGGCTCCGGGGGTAAAAATTGGCTCTAATGTTGTTATTGGGGCAAGAAGTAGCGTATTTGCTGATATTCCCGCTCAAAAGGTCGCTTGGGGCAGTCCCTGTCGTCCTCAATACGATAGAAAGATGAATTCTTATAGTAAGTAGTCGTGCAAAATTAATTTCCTAGTCGAGACAGGAGACTCCGAGACAGGAGACTCCGAGACAGGAGACTCCGAGACGGGAGACTCCGAGACGGGAGACGGGAGACAGCTATTAGGGATCGGATTTGAGTTTTCAGTTCACTGTTTCCTCACACCAGAAGTCTGACGGAGTAGTGGCTTAGATGTGTAATTAATTTTGCTTAGGTACTTAGTTAAGCTTAAGAGGCATTTTATCTCAAATGTCGGGGTGAAGACTCAAATTTGTTCGTCCCAAAGTCGAAAGTCCTGCTCATAGGATGCCGTCATCGATTTATCTCCTTCTAAGCTCAATTAACATTATATTAATAATCCGCCAACAGTAAGCGCTTAAAAACGGATTTGCTGTCAAAATGTGTTGTTTTCTTGATTGTCTGAAGATTGAACACGAAAGGGAGGCGCAACATAATCGGAAGGTAAATAATTTTCGGGAATGGTTGTTGTATTTCCATCTCGTAGGGAGGTGTAACTGGGAGAGAGAATCTCAATCCCAGCTTCATTACACTTGTCTTGAATATTTTGATGGAGTTCTGAATAAATTATTACCATCAAATTGGGTTGGTTAGTGTAAGCGTTTAATTGATAACTGATGTAAAAATTATCTAGGCTAGTTTGCAGGACAAAAGGTGCGGGTTCTTTGAGAATATGCTCAGTTTCTAGAGCAGCTTCAATTAAGGTTTTGTGGGCTTTTCGCCAAGGCAGATCGTACCCTAGGGTAATCGTTGTCTGAATAATTAGATTTTTGTTTAATTCCCGCGAGGAAATACTAAAGTTAATCACATTACTACTTAATAAAGATGAGTTAGGAATAGTAATGATTTTATTAGTGGGAGTGCAAATGCGAATGACTAGGAAGTTTTTTTCAATTAGATCGCCAATTACCTCTCCTACCTGAATGTGATCTCCGATGCGAAAGGCACGGGTATAGATAAGAATAATTCCCCCGATAACATTGGCGATCGCCGAAGTAGAACCAAGGGATAAAAGAAGACCTAGAAACACAGAAACACCTCGGAAAGCAGGGGAATCAAAACCGGGCAAATAGGGAAAAGCAACTATTGCTGCTATGGCAATAATTATGACTAATAGGATATTGTAAGTCGGTTTAGCCCAATCAGTATAAAAACCAGGAATAACCAGATTTCCTCTTTCTATTGCTGTAAAAAAGGGCTTGATTAGCCCGATTAAGTAGTAGGTTATAAAAATGATTATGGCAATAATAAAGGCATTGGGAAGATATTGGCCAATGGACGATAAAACCAGTTCTAATGATTGATAAAAATAACCTAAAATACTCTCGCCAAAAACTCTTGTCCAGGGAAATAAACGAAGTACAAATGTTGCATAATTAAATAATAATAAAAAGAGAACAAGTAAGCGAATTATCCGAAGAACTCGCAGCCAAAAAAAGCTTATATTAGAGGAAGATATAATCTCAACATTCCCTATTTTAATGCCTGGCGTCAAGGATTCAATCAAACGTCTAATAAAGGGAAATAGCTTCCCTGAAATTTTGATAACTGCAAAGCTAATAATCAAGAAAGCAAAGGTGGCTATAACCGTATAAATGATGTTCTTAAGTAGTTGTTCGGGTTTTCGATCTTGGCGATATTGAGCGATAGCAACCTGAATTTTTTGTAAAGCTTGTTGAGCTAAAACCTTCGGCGTTGAACGATAGGCTTTTGCATCTCGCTCCGTCACCGTTAGAATCACTTCTTGATCTACACTTAAATAAAGTGAGTTATCATCAGGAATCTGCTCAATTGTCAGGTTCTCAATAGGAATAGAATCATTTTGAGCAATTCTTTCAATTCTCCGGGTAATAGCGTTAGCTCTCTCCTCCGCCGAAAATGAAGAAACTCCCCGCCGGATAAAAAAGAGAGTTTTTCCATCTAACATAACTGGAAAGCCGTCAATTTTATTTTCCGGTTGTGTCGGATTTTGAGCTATTCCCAAAAGAGGGGAAGTTAGAGTCAGTAGTAAAACTACAAAAAATATTAGCAAGGTATGCCCAATTTTTTTCATCCATCCTCTAGCTTTAGATGGTGTAGTTAGCATTAAATATCTTTGATTAATATCGACAAGTGGTACAAATTGCATAGGATTAAGTCAGATTTTTTTGTGTGTATTCGGGTAATATTTAGGCATTACTGTCCTCGATGAGATGCAGCTCTTCTAGGTTGAGACAGGAGGGAAATTTTCACATCTGAAAGCTATTCTTGCAACTAATAGCACCATCGACGTGCAGGGGAACTTGCCAGCCGGTTTCTCTGTTCAATGTTTCTAGAACATCATTAATTTCTTGGACGGGTTCATAACTACCATCAAAGGTACTACCCATAATTGCAATTACCCCGATCGTATTCTCATCAATTAGTTTAATTGCCTCGGTCGCCTTGAGATGAAAACGATTCCCTTACATCGGCACAAAACGCGGTTCTACCTCCCAATAACGACAGAATTTTTGCCAACAAACCTGCACATTAATGCCCATGACTAAATTAGGTTTGTCGGTGGGTTTACCCTCTTTTTGTCGGCGTTTGCGCCATTGCCATTTTAAAGCCATGCCTCCCAACATCGCCGCTTCACTGGAACCAATGGTAGAACAACCGGTTGCCGCTTCGCTTTCGGGAGCATTCCAGAGTCTAGCGATCATATTCACACAACGCAGTTCAATTTCGGCAGTTTGTGGGTATTCATCCTTGTCGATCATGTTTTTATCGAAGGTTTCCGCCATTAATTGTTTGGCTTCCGGTTCCATCCAAGTGGTGACAAAAGTAGCCAGATTCAGGCGAGAATTACCATCAAGGGCGAGTTCATCGCGGATTAAATTGTAGGCCACCGCCGGCGGCATTTCTCCCTCGGGAATCTCGTATTTAGGTACAGCGGAAGTCAGGGCGCGGGAAGCATAGGTGGGGGTAATTAGTGCCTCTTCCGGACTAAGGCGATCGAGATTAATTTTCTGATGAACCATAACTTCCTTAATAAAATATCTTTTTTGCTGAGAGTCAATTACCAATCATTCCAAAAATAATAGCAATAATCGAGACGGATAAAAAATAGGAAAGCATCCCTTGGGTTGCTACCAGTCGCCGCATCGCCGTACTATTAATACTTGTATTGGAGGTTTGATAACAAGCCGCCATACAAAAACCTTGATAGAGAAATTCCGTCCAATTGGGTCGATCGCAATTGGGAAAAACTAGGCCTTTACCATCATGATAGTAGCGCACTGCATATTCTTGGCTGTAGATCAGTTGTCTGGCTAACCAAGCACTAATAATACTAAATCCTGTTTAAAGGGTTAATTATTGCTACTATGGCAAGAGTGCCTCCTGCCTGACTTGCACCAGGAGTCTGTTAATAGCTTCGGAAATTGTCAAAACCGAGATGTAGTTACTCATTGAACACCACAAAGGCTAAAATATGGAGTGTTATTTATGAGCCATTTATCCCTATCCGAACAGATTACCGCGGAACTTCTAGCAATCCTGATCGAAGAAGAAGTCA is a genomic window containing:
- a CDS encoding beta strand repeat-containing protein is translated as MPNNFNWIDATTLNGMLWDNGILSSVASINQIGSLSILGASHKYLYTSLINSGTISQNISGYTLFLNQSANINNSGIYEFQAGEIRNAPNSVGVFNNSGTFRKTSSGLSIVSVPFYNTGTVNVELGTLLLLGGGSSNGGIFNISSGGTLEIKSSSSLTNNTYFLDSNAQINGTGTLMISGGFLELARDWAFPTTTINILWSAGIKSSGTVTNPGSLTIQNSAYLYASLNNTGTITHLILRRSSPGTVSSLSLNQSANINNSGIYEFQSGELDNEIRNAPNSVGVFNNSGTFRKTNAGTAIVSVPFYNTGTVNVELGTLLLLGGGRSNGGIFNISRFGTLELKSAGATLTNNTYLLDSNTQINGTGTLMISGGFLELDSDWTLPTTTINILRNAGIKSPGTITNAAGLTIQGNAYLYASLNNTGTIVQNLVLSNPSDRLSLNQSANINNSGIYEFQAGEIRNQVDSIGVFNNSGTFRKTSSGLSIVSVPFYNTGTVNVELGTLLLLGGGRSNGGIFNISRFGTLELKSAGATLTNNTYLLDSNTQINGTGTLMISGGFLELDSDWTLPTTTINILRNAGIKSPGTITNAAGLTIQGNAYLYASLNNTGTIVQNLVLSNPSDRLSLNQSANINNSGIYEFQAGEIRNQVDSIGVFNNSGTFRKTSSGLSIVSVPFYNTGTIESVMGTVSFYNSYTHNNANLILKSGNVSFTNPLTINGGNIEGNGNINATITNSGLLNPRYVSNTEFGRLTINGNYTETNNASINIQLGGNTAAVNFDQIDINGTANFDGTLNVSLLNGFTPTLGSTFDVLTYDALNSLSNLDFTGLDINSTLQFLPQWSSNKLTLKVVDKSAPILAIAPTNVVESESHSGTKPFTFTVTRSVNTTGTNNVNWAVTVTGSGSNPANATDFAGGLLPSGVVSFAAGETSKVITVNVQGDTTVEPNETFRVTLSNPTNGATITTATAIGTIQNDDFIGTSGPDTLAGTSGADAMTGLAGNDTYTVNNAGDLVIEALNQGTDTVQAAISYTLPNNVENLLLTGTGNLNGTGNALNNQITGNSGNNNLNGAAGTDTLIGGTGNDSLNGAAGIDTLTGGVGTDIFIFQFSQSTSAALDRVTDFAIGDDKIDLLSQAGGAINAPVAFTRAANSTTTNINTIVTNVFTDANGATAGNQALGTNSAALVRDNSSSTYLIINDGTAGFQSANDLVINLTGLTGAFPALGTIAVNSFFV
- a CDS encoding helix-turn-helix domain-containing protein, which produces MTGIMSQLSPLQAEQIKEIGTYLRQKREESGLSIDDIAALTMIRVPMLEALETGNWQKLPELIYVKGFIKRYGDALKIDGKALADRLSPSAEQLAQEVTIPKTLPTKVTPLPKAEPAAPKVEPVKPEKPALETVPQPAKSTFFGMYLWLGLLAGIFCGIGYLFLRPPLSNPPALTPSPSPVVSPAPVVPPAPIASPSPSPQPKVPLSAQVTIEQAAWVRVIADGQKVHEGNLQPGTKQTWTAQKSLNIRSGNAGGVKISLNEKPAQLMGKAGQIGEITLTAPPLSHQ
- a CDS encoding MogA/MoaB family molybdenum cofactor biosynthesis protein codes for the protein MTLIPHPDTAPLNLTCAVVTVSDTRTPETDRSGQIIQELLTRSGHDIGLYLIIPDQPLQIQAILPEISNQNQIKVLILNGGTGIAPRDNTYDALVPLLRITLPGFGELFRYLSYQEIGSRAMASRAIAGVYQNLLVFSLPGSTNAVKLALEKLILPEILHLVKQLNG
- a CDS encoding urease accessory protein UreF, with protein sequence MLDQKELLCLLQLASPILPVGAYSYSEGLETLVEKGIISNSASLNDWLERSLCQGSIRLETAVLLRVYRCFCQEDFTKLNYWDNWLSATRETAELRQQSWQMGRSLLNLLRELAPARDNLPEQANYATAFAIGASHWQIGEELAVLGYLHSWASNLINAGLRLIPLGQTLGQSLLIGLQPSLLTATADIISLADENLSSWSWGLSFASMNHETQYSRLFRS
- a CDS encoding glycosyltransferase family 2 protein, producing MFSQSEKIPVSVLIPAKNEESNLPACLESVARADEVFVVDSQSSDRSIEISTNYGANVVQFYFNGRWPKKKNWSLDNLPFRNEWVLIVDCDERITPELWDEIASVIQDPDYNGYYLNRRVFFLGQWIRYGGKYPDWNLRLFKHKSGRYENLNTEDIPNTGDNEVHEHVILDGKVGYLKNDMLHIDFRDIYHWLERHNRYSNWEARVYYNILTGNDESGTIGAHLFGDAVQRKRFLKKIWVKLPFKPLLRFILFYFIRLGFLDGKAGYIYGRLLSQYEYQIGVKLYELRQFGGKLNVNAQANPPVKPSEPQPAEMIK
- the hpsU gene encoding hormogonium polysaccharide biosynthesis acetyltransferase HpsU codes for the protein MSPEIRTDEEAWLDLRTYDQSWFDRGRSNPIILLWWLVQGILFPLSLHQMDSFRCAILRLFGAKIGLGVKIRPTARVTYPWKVAIGDYTWIGDDVVIYSLDNVTIGSHCVISQKCYLCTGSHDPCDRSFSLKTTPILIGNGTWIAADCFLAPGVKIGSNVVIGARSSVFADIPAQKVAWGSPCRPQYDRKMNSYSK